AACTCCTGAAAAACGCCGAGGACCTCATCGAGCAGGACATCCACCCAACAGCCATCATCCGGGGCTTCCACATGGCTAGCGAGAAGGCCCGGGAAGAGATCGGCAACGTCGCCGAAGAGGTCGATGCCGACGACACGGACAGAATCAAGAAGGTCGCCGAGACCTCGATGACCGGCAAGGGCGCGGAGCTGAACAAGGAACAGCTCGCCCAGCTCATCGTCGACGCCGTGCAGAACGTGACCGTCGAAAACGAGGTGGGCGAGAGCGTCGTCGACCTCGAATTCGTCAACATCGAGACGCAAACAGGGAAGTCCGCGAGCGACTCGGAACTGCTCGACGGCGCGGTTATCTCTAAGGACCCGGTCCACGACACGATGCCGACCGACGTCGAGGACGCCTCGGTGCTCCTGCTCAGTGAGGCCGTCGAGGTCGAGGAGGCGAACGTCGATTCGCAGGTCAGCCTCTCCGATCCCGACCAGCTCCAGCAGTTCCTCGATCAGGAGGACGAACAGCTCAAACAGAAGGTCGAGCAGATCAAGGACACCGGCGCTGACGTCGTCTTCTGCCAGAAAGGCATCGACGACCTCGCCCAGCACTACCTCGCCAAAGAGGGAATCCTGGCCGTTCGCCGCGCGAAGAAATCCGACATCGAATTCCTGAAGGAGGTCCTCGGTGCCTCGATCGTCTCCGACCTCAAGAGCGCTACCAGCGCCGACCTCGGCACCGGCTCGGTGACGCGCGACGACGATGAAGAACTGTTCTACGTCGAGGGCGAGGACTCCCACGGCGTGACGCTTCTTCTGCGAGGGTCGACCGACCACGTGGTCGACGAACTCGAACGCGGCATCACCGACGCGCTCGAAGTCGTCGCGCAAACCGTTTCGGACGGGCGCGTGCTCGCCGGCGGCGGCGCGGTCGAGGTCGAAGTCGCCTCCCGACTCCGTGAGTACGCCGACTCCGTGAGCGGGCGCGAACAGCTCGCCGTCGAGACGTTCGCCGACTCGCTCGAACTCGTGCCCCGAGTGCTCGCCGAGAACGCCGGGCTTGATCCCATCGACACCCTGGTCGACCTGCGCTCGGCCCACGAGTCGGGCGACGAGCAGGCGGGACTGAACGTCTTCACTGGCGACGTCGAGAACACTTTCGAGGCCGGCGTCGTCGAACCGGCTCACGCCAAAGAGCAGGCGCTATCGAGTGCCACCGAGGCCGCGAACCTCGTGCTCAAGATCGACGACATCATCTCCGCCGGCGACCTCACGACCGAGGGCGACGGCGACGAGGGCGGTCCGGGCGGCGCACCCGGCGGTATGGGTGGCATGGGCGGAATGGGCGGTATGGGTGGCATGGGCGGCATGATGTAACCCCACTTTTTGCATCACTCGCGGCCTAACCGGCCGCTCGCTCGCAAAAACTTGGGAAAAAGATCGCAACCGCACCCGCAACGAACCCCAAACTGCTCCGCAACCGTACTGCGACCGCACGAACGCCCGATTTTTATCTCACTTCGATAGCTACGACCATTCGACTTCGGGTGTCGTCCGACCCACGTCCGGCCGTTCAGTTTTGGCTGTCTGCCGGCGGTGTCGTCCGGTTTTTCGCGGTTTCGACCCACGATGGCCGCTCGGGTGCATCTGTCGCACCGACCTTCGTGTATCGACTTTCCCTGATGATTTGGGAGACTTCCTCCCCGTCAAACGGTGCCTCTCGTACCGTCCGATAGCTGTGGATGAACCCTCGGCTATCGACGAGCATTCGGAGACTGATGTTCCCCTGTCCGTATCGCTCGTCGTTCCGTGCGTCCCCTCGAACGAGATACAGCGTGGTCCCGTTGCGTTCCCGTTCGGTCACGGAGCTGTTAGCGATACTGAACGGTTCGAGAAGAGTTCGCAGTCCCGCTCCGCTAACGCCGTATCGTTCCCCGGAATACGCTTCGTATTGACGGTACGTCGTCGTTCCGTTCGGAAACGTTTGCTTCTGAAACGTTCGTCCGCCCTTCGCCCAGATCGAATACGTGGCGGTGCCGTTTCCTTCCGAGACGTAGTGAACGCCCTCACTCGGCGATCCTGCACGGAGTGTCCCCGTCGACCGACCGATGATCGAGCCGTTCTGTGCCACGCCTGTCGAATTCGACCGCAGAGTAAACGATCGATTCCGGAGGACGGACGTGTGAGCACCGACGAGGACGCGGGGATTCTCGATGCCCTCTCCCGTGAGTCCGGGTGCGAATTGTGGCACTGGCGTGGGTGTCGGCTTGTCCGTGGGAACCGCGGCCGGCGTGACCGTTTCGGTCGAGTCATCACCGTCGCCACCGAACACGCCCGAACAGCCGGCGAGAACGACCAGCACGACGACCAGCATCGTCCCGAGCGCGCGTCGCATGGGTTCGATTCACAGCCATTGTGGCAAATACTTTGTCGTCGACGCGCTCGCTCCGGAGGTGGTGGAGTTAAGACGCGGGCGCAGATATCGCCGCTATGGAAACACTCCTGCTCGACCGCGAGGCCGTGGATACGAACGCGCGGATGGACGAGGTCATCGACGCCGTGAGCGAGGCGTTCGCGGCCTACGAGCGCGGCGACGCGCTGATGCCGACGAAATCCTACATCGAACTCGACCAGTACAACGGGGACTTCCGCTCGATGCCCGCCTACATGGACGCCGGCGAGTGGGACGCCGCCGGCATCAAGTGGGTCAACGTCCACCCCGACAACCCCCAGAAGTTCGACCTTCCTACTGTGATCGGGACGATGATCTACTCGGACCCCGAGAACGCCGTCCCGCTGGCCATCATGGACGGCACCGAACTCACGATGAAACGGACTGGGGCTGCGGCGGCCGTCGCCACCGACCACCTCGCCATCCCCGAGGCCCGCAGCATGGGACTCGTCGGCGCTGGCGTCCAGTCGTACACCCAACTCGAAGCCATCGCCGAAGTCCGTCCCATCGAGGAGGTGGTCGTCTCGGATCTCGACGAAAACGCGGTCGATACGTTCGTCGAGACCTTCGACGACCGCTTCGACGTCCGCGCCGGCTCGATAGCCGAAGCCGCCGCCTGTGACGTTCTCTCGACGGTGACGCCCAGCACCGAACCGCTCGTCTCGCGGGCCGACCTCGGCGCGCACACCCACGTCAACGCGATGGGAGCCGACGCCGCCGCAAAGCAGGAACTCGCTTCCGACGTCCTCCGCGAGGCGAAACTCGTCATCGACGACCACGCCCAGACCACCCACTCGGGCGAGATCAGCATCCCCTATTCGGAAGGAATCATCGACGATTCGGACATCCACGGCGCGGTCGGCGAGATCGTCGTCGGCGACCGGTCGGGCCGCACCGAGGAGGACGGTATCACCGTGTTCGATAGTACTGGGTTGGCGATTCAGGACGTGGCGACCGCCCACGTCATCTACGAGCACGCCAGCGAGACCGGCGGCGTCGATTCCTTCGCGTTCGTCAGTCGCTAGGCTACTCGCCCGCGCGGTCGGCGGCGCTACCGAACAGTTTCGTCAGCAGCCAGACCACGACGAGTATCGGCAACAGCGGCAGCGCGACCACGAGCAGGCCGGCGAAGATCGCCCAGCCGATGGCATCCATCTCCACGTTCCGGTGCATCTTCGAGGGCGGCGTGACCGTCCGCAGCGCCTTTTTCACCGCACCCGGGTCGTCGTCTGAGTCGTTTCCGCTCATAGCGGTACTACGGAGGCCATCGAAAAGAACCCAGCGGCCGACCGCCCCAATGACAACATAAAAAACCGACCGTCGTCAACCGTTCGTCATCACTCATGGACCAACAGAGCACCTACGACCACGCCGCCATCGAATCGAAGTGGCAGGAGCGCTGGGCCGACGCCGACGTCTATCGCACGCCCGACGACGCCACCGACCCGAGCTACGTGCTCGCCATGTTCCCCTACCCGTCGGGAGACCTCCACATGGGCCACGTCAGGAACTACACCATCACCGACGCCTACGCGCGCTACCAGCGCATGCAAGGCGAGGACGTGCTCCACCCGATGGGCTGGGATTCCTTTGGACTCCCTGCCGAGAACGCGGCCATCGAGCGCGAGATCGACCCCCGCGAGTGGACGATGGACTGCATCGACACGATGAAGGCCCAGATGAAGTCGATGGGCTTTGGCTACGACTGGCATAGGGAAATAACGACCTGCGAACCCGAGTATTACCGCTGGAACCAGTGGCTATTTAAACAGTTCTACGAGGAAGATCTCGCCGAGCGCAAAGGCGGAGAGGTCAACTGGTGTCCCTCGTGTGAAACCGTCTTGGCCGACGAGCAGGTCGAGGGCGAGGCCGAACTCTGCTGGCGCTGTGACACGCCCGTCGAATCCCGGGTGCTCGATCAATGGTTCTTGACTATCACCGACTACGCCGACGAACTGCTCGACGGCATCGAGGGGCTGGACGACTGGCCCGACAGCGTGCGCGGGATGCAGCGCAACTGGATCGGCCGTCAGGAGGGCGCCACAGTCGAATTCGAGGTGCCCGACTTCGGCGGCATCGAGGTGTTCACCACTCGCTTGGACACCATCCACGGCGCGACCTTCTTCGCGCTCGCACCGGGTCACGAACTCACCCAGTCACTCGTCGCCGACGACCCCGAACTCGAAGCGCAGGTCGCAACGCTCGACCCGGACGCAGAGGGCGACGAAAAGCGTGGCGTGTTCACCGGCGAGCACGCCACGAACCCCGTGACGGGCGAGGAGATCCCCATCTACGTCGCGGATTTCGTCCTCTCGGACGTCGGTACGGGCGCGCTGATGGGCGTGCCGGGCCACGACCAGCGCGACCACGAGTTCGCCACCGAGTACGACATCGAGATCCGGCAGGTCGTCGCCCCCGAGGAGGGTGAGGTCGACATCGGCGAGGAAGCCTACACCGACGAGGGCGTGCTCGTCAACAGCGGCGAGTACGACGGAATGGAAAGTACCGCCGCGCGCGAACAGTTGGTCGAGGACATCGAGACGGCGGCTCACCACACGCAGTACCGCCTGCGCGATTGGCTCATCTCCCGCCAGCGCTACTGGGGCACGCCGATCCCGGTCGTCCACTGCGAGGAGTGCGGCCCAGTATTGGTGCCCGACGAGGAGCTGCCCGTCGAACTCCCGGAGTTCGTCCCGACGCCGACGGGCAACCCCCTCGAAGAGGTCGATACGTTCGTCCACACCGAGTGTCCGGAGTGTGGCGGCCCCGCCGAGCGCGAGACCGACACGATGGACACGTTCATGGACTCGTCGTGGTACTTCCTCAGATTCACTTCGCCCGACCGTGAGGACGTCCCCTTCGACACCGAGCGCGCGAACGACTGGATGCCCGTCGACAAGTACGTCGGCGGCATCGAGCACGCGGTGATGCATCTGCTCTACTCGCGGTTCGTCACGCGCGCCATTTCGGATATGGACATGCTCGACGTCCGCGAGCCGTTCGAGCACTACCTCCCGCAGGGGATGGTCCAACTGGAGGGGACGGCGATGTCGTCGAGTAAGGGTAACGTCGTTTCTCCAGTGGAGATCAGGGACGAGTACGGCGCAGACACCGCCCGACTGTTCATGATGGGTGCGGCCCGCCCGAGCAAGGACTTCGACTGGACCGAGCGCGGCGTCCGGTCGAGCAACGAGTTCGTCGGGCGACTCGTCGAGATGGTCGAAGCGTTCGCCGCCGACGAGAGCGCGACCACCGACGCTGGCGAGCGCCCCATCGACGAGTACGTTGCCCGCGAGATCGACGCGACCATCGCCGAGACGACCGCCGGTTACGAGAGTTTCCGATTCAACGACGCGCTCCGGGAGGCTCGTGGACTGGTCTCGCTGCTTCGGCGCTACCGCGAGCAGGCGACGCCCGATTCTCATACTTTCGAGCGCGGCCTGAAAACGGCGGTGCGGCTGTTCGCGCCCGTCACGCCCCACGTCGCCGAGGAGTGCTGGACGACACTCGGCGAGGAGGGGTTCGTCGCCGCGGCCGACTGGCCCGAGGCAGCACACGACGCCGACCACGCGGCCGAGCGCCGACTGATCGAGAACACCCGCGAGGACGTTCGCCACATCATCGACGTGGCCGACATCAGTAACCCAGAGGAAATCGAGGTCGTCGTCGCGCCCGCGTGGAAACATCGGGCGCTCGATATCGCCATCGGTAGCGATGACGATGTGGTGGGTAGTGTGATGGCCGACGAGGACCTCCGCGAGCGCGGCGAGGCGGCCGCCGACTACGCGAAGGACCTCGCCGAGCGCCGTCAGTCACTCTCCAAATCGCTCGCACCCGACGAGGAGTTCGCGGCGCTGCGCCGTGCCGAGTGGCTGTTCGAACGCGAGTTCGGTTGTCCTGTGCGCCTCGAACGTGCGAGCGACGCACCCGAGGAGATCGCCCGAACGGCGACGCCCGGTCGGCCCGCCATCGAGATCCACGAGGACTAACCTCTCACCAGTCGAAAACCATAGGAGCTGCTCGATCAACTCTTCGTCGATGGGTTCGTTCACCACCGTGGTCCAATCGCGCCTCCGCGGGCGTCTCGCCACCTTTCGGCCGCGATTCGGCTGGCAGACCGAACGGTACATCGCTGGCACGCCGGGTGTACAGACGATCACGCCGCCCTCGTCGAGTTGGAGTGGCGGCGGGCCGACCCGGCGGACAACACCGCGAAACTGTTCCGACATCTCGCCGAGGAGACGCTCGCTGCCGGCTCCATCGACGTGTTTCAGGTGTTCACTGACTACTACGACCTCACGAACGGTGGCGTCTCGTCGAAACGACTGAACGCCGAGTTCGTCGGGGAAATCGGTGCCGACGCGCTCGACTCGTTTCGCTATCACGCCGTCGAGTTCGCCCTCGACCCGCCCAAACGCGGCGGCGACCGACCCGCCGGCTGGGAGGACGTGACCGACGAGACGGCTCGAAAGATCGCCGAACGGCTCTGAAACGAGGGAAATCGGACTCTCTCAGTCGATGTCGATGCTGCGCGAGTCCCCGTCGCCCGTGGCCTTCGGGAGCGTCACCGTCAGCACGCCGTTGGTGTAGGCGGCGCTGGCTGCGTCCTCTTCGACCTCCTCGGGCAGCGAGAGCGAGCGACTGACCGACCGGCGGCGGCGCTCGCGGCGGAGATAGTTACCCTCGCCCGCCTCGGTGGATTCGTCGCGCTCGGCGCTGATTCTGAGAGTTCGGTCGGCCACCGAGAGGTCGATGTCCTCGCGCTCGTAGCCCGGCAGGTCGGCGGTGACCTCGAAGCTGTCCTCGTGGTCGGCGAGGTCCACCGAGAGCGACTGGGTCGCCGGCATGGACATCTCGTCGAACTGGCCGAACTGGTCGTTCATCCGCTCGAACATCCGCTCGATCTCCTCGAAGGGGTTGCGTCGGGACATTCACCACGAGTTACGGCCGCGACGGCCTTAAATCTCACACTCACTCGACGACGTGTTCGACGTCGTACGAACCGAGCCGGCGCACCCAGCCCTCCGCGGCGAGGTCCTCGACGACCGCGATGGCCTCCTGTGTGCGTTCCTCGTACAGGCCGGCCTCGACGTCGATGTGGAAGACGTAATCGCCGAGGCGCTCACCGCTCGGTCGCGACTCGATGCGCGTCATGTTGATGCGCCGGTCGGCGAACGGTTCGAGTAGATCGAGCAGGAGTCCGGGGTAATCGTCGTTCGGGTAGACGATGAGCGAACTCTTGCCGCCGCCCGTCGAGCGCTCCTCGATGGGGGCGACGACGACGAACCGGGTCGCGTTCGAGGTGCGGTCCTGAACGTTCTCGGCGAGTACCCTGAGTTCACCGCCGGCCGTGTCGGGATGGCCGATGGCCGCTACCGCCGAATCCTCACGGGCGCGTTCGACGCCGCGGGCGGTGCTCGTGACCGATTCGAGCGCCACCTCGGGATATTCGGCGTCGAGATAGCTTCGACACTGCGCGAGCGCCTGTGAGTGGCTCGCCACCGTGGTGAACTCCTCGTGCTGGGCGAGCAGCGCGTGGCGAACAGGAGTAATGAGTTCGCGCACGACCGCCACCTCGTACTGGGCGAGTGCGTCGAGACTCTCGGTCACGGAGCCTTCGATGCTGTTCTCGACCGGGACGATGCCCCGCTCGGCGTCACCCGCGGCGACCGCCTCGACGATGCCGGTGACGGATTCACGGAAGTCGATGTCGTCGCCGACGGCCTGCGCTGCGCGGTGGGAGTACGTGCCGGCCGGCCCGAGCGTGACTGCCTCCATTGGCGGCATCTGTTTACCGCCGGGTAAAAGTTCGTCGTGTCGGCGGACCGAAAGCCACTACGCGTTGTTCATCCGCAGCGCCGTCTCGCTGCCGCAGGCCATACACTCGGTGATGCGGTAGGGTTCACGCGAGAACTCGCGATTCTCGTGTTTGTCGCTCTCGGTGCGCAGCTCGATCGAGACGCTGTGAGGGGTGTCGTGGCCGCAGTCTTCGCAGGCTTCAGTGAGGTCGCTTGCCGATCGCGTCTTGGTTGACATCACCCGTCTCTCGGGTCGAGACCGGCATAAACACCGGAAGCCGTTCGCCTCGGTTTCTTTCGGTTTCAACGGGTCATCGCAAGAAAGCCACGTAGAGCCGCGGAAACACCCGATCTCGACGAACCGTTTTCGTGGCGTGAACGGTGGAACGATCGCAAACGGCCAAAAAACTTATTACAATTGGATTTCGGCCGCGATACCAGCGGTTAAATCGCTCCCTTGGATACGGCGTGCATGGACGAACTGTTCGCGCCGTGGCGCATCGAATGGGTCGAGCGCGAGGACAACGCCGACGGCTGTGCGTTCTGTGCCCTCCCCGAGCGCGGCGCGGACAGGGAGTCGAGAATCGTCGCCCGGAGCGAGCACGCCTTCTGCCTCCTGAACAACGCACCCTACAATCCGGGTCACGCGATGGTGATTCCGTACCGTCACACCGGTGAGTACGCGGACCTCACCGACGAGGAACTGCTCGACCACGCGCGCCTCACCCAACGGACGTTGCGAGCCATCGAGGAGGGTCTCGACCCCGACGGCGCGAACACGGGCATGAACCTCGGGAACGCGGCCGGCGGCTCCATCGGCGACCACCTCCACACGCACGTCGTCCCGCGCTGGGCGGGCGACACCAACTTCATGGCGGTCGTCGGCGAGACGCAGGTCATCGTCGAGGCCATCGCGGACACTTACGACCACCTCCACGGGGCGTTCGCCGACCAGGAGGGCACTCGCGTCGACGGGGCCGACGACGCCGTCCGTATCGCGTAGGCCGAAGCGTCTTTGTCCGCGCTCGCCAACCTCACGGTGATGAGCCGTGCGAGTGCGGTGCGGCGGATCGGTCTCGTCGTGCTCGCCGCGAACGTCGTGCTCGCCGCCGCCAAGGGCTGGGTCTGGCTCGGTACCGGGAGCCTCGCGGTCGGTTCGGAGGCCGCCAACAGCCTCGTCGACGCCGTCTATGCGACCGTCGTGCTCGCCGGACTGTATCTCACGACCCAACCGCCCGACAGCGAACATCCTCACGGCCACGAGCGCATCGAACCGTTCGTCGCGCTCGCCATCGCGCTCGGTATCTTTCTGACCGGCGGCACGGTCCTTTTCCAATCGGTGTCGGCCATCCTTTCGGACACCGTGACCGCCACCGAGAGTCCGACCGCGATCGCGGTGCTCGGCGGCGCGGCGCTCGTAAAGGCTGGACTGTACCGCTACTCCCTCTCGGCAAGCAACACCCACGACTCGCCGGCGCTCGCGGCGACCGCGCTCGACAACCGCAACGACGTGCTCACGGCGGGGGCGGCGCTTTTCGGCGTGCTCGGCGCGCGCTTCGGGGTTCCACTGCTCGACCCGCTCGCGGCGGCGCTCGTCTCCGTCGGAATCCTCTATACGGGTGTCGAGGTCGTCCGGGACAACGTACCCTATCTGGTGGGCGGCGCACCCTCCGAAACCCTCCAGCGGCGCATCCTCCGACGCGCGCTCGCTCACCCAGATGTTGAGGGTGCTCACGACGTCATCGCCCACTACGTGGGGCCTGAAATCGACGTGAGCCTCCACATCGAGGTCGAGGGCGACCGCACGCTGCGGGAGGCTCACGCCATCGAGAGTGCGGTCGTCGAATCGATCCGCGCGCTCGAACGCGTCGACGACGTCTTCGTCCACATCGACCCGAAGGAACTCGGCGAATGGAAACGCGACCCGACTACCGACAGACTGGTTCGCGGGACCGACGAGCGACCGGACGACGAACCAAAGGTCGACGGCGGTCGCGGATAGTCGTCGTTCCTCTGCAATCCATACGGTTGCGGTCGACGCGCGCCCGTGTACGTGGTCTGTCCGAACGGGATCGCTCGAAACGGCGAAGTCACTTCGTGATGGGGCGGAATATCTCCCGTTCTGGCTGCAAGTCGGGCTTTACTCGGCGACGAAAGACGGTTCGCGTCCGAAGCATACGTCGACCCGAGGAGTGATCCTGGGGGTGTAGATTTTTGTTCTCCAGTCGAAACATAGGGGTATGAGTACCGTTCGCGAACGCGCCGTCGAGAACGCGACCGAGATCGCCTCGATGATCGTGCTCGGTCTCGGGTTGCTCGCGCTGTTCACCGGCTGGCCGCCGATCCCGTTCTGGCTCGTCTTCGCCGTCGGTTTCGCGGTGGTCGTGCCCATCGTCGCCGTTCTCGCCGGCGAGGACGAATCCGATGGGGAGGAGGGCCGTGACGACCGGTGGGCGAACGGCGACAGCCACCGCGAGGACTCGTCCACTGGGACCGACGGGGACCCACTCGAAACGCTGCGCGAGCGCTACGCGCGCGGCGACCTCACGGACGAACAGTTCGAGCGCAAACTCGACGCGCTGTTCGAGACCGACAGCCCGGAAAACGCCGCCGAGTGGCGAAGTCGCGACCGACTCGAAGAGGAATCGTAGGCTACTGTCCGGCGGCGATCTCGATCACCCACCCGGCGCGCTGGGCGATGCGGCGGACGGTTTCGAGGCGTGACTCGCCACGGATGGGGGTGTTGAGCGACTGGCGCACCAGCCAGCCGAACGATTTCCCGTCGAGTCGCCACCAGCGCACGTCCGCCCGCCCGAGCAGGTAGGACTTTTCGACGTAATCACGGAACGACTCGACGTAGGTGTGTTCGACGAGCAGTTCGGGCACGTACTGCATGCGGTACTC
This region of Halococcus sediminicola genomic DNA includes:
- the thsB gene encoding thermosome subunit beta, with product MQGQPMIIMGDDSQRVKDRDAQSHNIDAARAVADSVRSTLGPKGMDKMLVSSMGDVTVTNDGVTILTEMDINNPTAEMIVEVAETQEDEAGDGTTTAVAVAGELLKNAEDLIEQDIHPTAIIRGFHMASEKAREEIGNVAEEVDADDTDRIKKVAETSMTGKGAELNKEQLAQLIVDAVQNVTVENEVGESVVDLEFVNIETQTGKSASDSELLDGAVISKDPVHDTMPTDVEDASVLLLSEAVEVEEANVDSQVSLSDPDQLQQFLDQEDEQLKQKVEQIKDTGADVVFCQKGIDDLAQHYLAKEGILAVRRAKKSDIEFLKEVLGASIVSDLKSATSADLGTGSVTRDDDEELFYVEGEDSHGVTLLLRGSTDHVVDELERGITDALEVVAQTVSDGRVLAGGGAVEVEVASRLREYADSVSGREQLAVETFADSLELVPRVLAENAGLDPIDTLVDLRSAHESGDEQAGLNVFTGDVENTFEAGVVEPAHAKEQALSSATEAANLVLKIDDIISAGDLTTEGDGDEGGPGGAPGGMGGMGGMGGMGGMGGMM
- a CDS encoding ornithine cyclodeaminase family protein; protein product: METLLLDREAVDTNARMDEVIDAVSEAFAAYERGDALMPTKSYIELDQYNGDFRSMPAYMDAGEWDAAGIKWVNVHPDNPQKFDLPTVIGTMIYSDPENAVPLAIMDGTELTMKRTGAAAAVATDHLAIPEARSMGLVGAGVQSYTQLEAIAEVRPIEEVVVSDLDENAVDTFVETFDDRFDVRAGSIAEAAACDVLSTVTPSTEPLVSRADLGAHTHVNAMGADAAAKQELASDVLREAKLVIDDHAQTTHSGEISIPYSEGIIDDSDIHGAVGEIVVGDRSGRTEEDGITVFDSTGLAIQDVATAHVIYEHASETGGVDSFAFVSR
- a CDS encoding DUF7535 family protein produces the protein MSGNDSDDDPGAVKKALRTVTPPSKMHRNVEMDAIGWAIFAGLLVVALPLLPILVVVWLLTKLFGSAADRAGE
- the leuS gene encoding leucine--tRNA ligase gives rise to the protein MDQQSTYDHAAIESKWQERWADADVYRTPDDATDPSYVLAMFPYPSGDLHMGHVRNYTITDAYARYQRMQGEDVLHPMGWDSFGLPAENAAIEREIDPREWTMDCIDTMKAQMKSMGFGYDWHREITTCEPEYYRWNQWLFKQFYEEDLAERKGGEVNWCPSCETVLADEQVEGEAELCWRCDTPVESRVLDQWFLTITDYADELLDGIEGLDDWPDSVRGMQRNWIGRQEGATVEFEVPDFGGIEVFTTRLDTIHGATFFALAPGHELTQSLVADDPELEAQVATLDPDAEGDEKRGVFTGEHATNPVTGEEIPIYVADFVLSDVGTGALMGVPGHDQRDHEFATEYDIEIRQVVAPEEGEVDIGEEAYTDEGVLVNSGEYDGMESTAAREQLVEDIETAAHHTQYRLRDWLISRQRYWGTPIPVVHCEECGPVLVPDEELPVELPEFVPTPTGNPLEEVDTFVHTECPECGGPAERETDTMDTFMDSSWYFLRFTSPDREDVPFDTERANDWMPVDKYVGGIEHAVMHLLYSRFVTRAISDMDMLDVREPFEHYLPQGMVQLEGTAMSSSKGNVVSPVEIRDEYGADTARLFMMGAARPSKDFDWTERGVRSSNEFVGRLVEMVEAFAADESATTDAGERPIDEYVAREIDATIAETTAGYESFRFNDALREARGLVSLLRRYREQATPDSHTFERGLKTAVRLFAPVTPHVAEECWTTLGEEGFVAAADWPEAAHDADHAAERRLIENTREDVRHIIDVADISNPEEIEVVVAPAWKHRALDIAIGSDDDVVGSVMADEDLRERGEAAADYAKDLAERRQSLSKSLAPDEEFAALRRAEWLFEREFGCPVRLERASDAPEEIARTATPGRPAIEIHED
- a CDS encoding Hsp20/alpha crystallin family protein, whose product is MSRRNPFEEIERMFERMNDQFGQFDEMSMPATQSLSVDLADHEDSFEVTADLPGYEREDIDLSVADRTLRISAERDESTEAGEGNYLRRERRRRSVSRSLSLPEEVEEDAASAAYTNGVLTVTLPKATGDGDSRSIDID
- the pheA gene encoding prephenate dehydratase — protein: MEAVTLGPAGTYSHRAAQAVGDDIDFRESVTGIVEAVAAGDAERGIVPVENSIEGSVTESLDALAQYEVAVVRELITPVRHALLAQHEEFTTVASHSQALAQCRSYLDAEYPEVALESVTSTARGVERAREDSAVAAIGHPDTAGGELRVLAENVQDRTSNATRFVVVAPIEERSTGGGKSSLIVYPNDDYPGLLLDLLEPFADRRINMTRIESRPSGERLGDYVFHIDVEAGLYEERTQEAIAVVEDLAAEGWVRRLGSYDVEHVVE
- a CDS encoding DUF7835 family putative zinc beta-ribbon protein, translated to MSTKTRSASDLTEACEDCGHDTPHSVSIELRTESDKHENREFSREPYRITECMACGSETALRMNNA
- a CDS encoding HIT family protein is translated as MDELFAPWRIEWVEREDNADGCAFCALPERGADRESRIVARSEHAFCLLNNAPYNPGHAMVIPYRHTGEYADLTDEELLDHARLTQRTLRAIEEGLDPDGANTGMNLGNAAGGSIGDHLHTHVVPRWAGDTNFMAVVGETQVIVEAIADTYDHLHGAFADQEGTRVDGADDAVRIA
- a CDS encoding cation diffusion facilitator family transporter, whose amino-acid sequence is MSRASAVRRIGLVVLAANVVLAAAKGWVWLGTGSLAVGSEAANSLVDAVYATVVLAGLYLTTQPPDSEHPHGHERIEPFVALAIALGIFLTGGTVLFQSVSAILSDTVTATESPTAIAVLGGAALVKAGLYRYSLSASNTHDSPALAATALDNRNDVLTAGAALFGVLGARFGVPLLDPLAAALVSVGILYTGVEVVRDNVPYLVGGAPSETLQRRILRRALAHPDVEGAHDVIAHYVGPEIDVSLHIEVEGDRTLREAHAIESAVVESIRALERVDDVFVHIDPKELGEWKRDPTTDRLVRGTDERPDDEPKVDGGRG
- a CDS encoding SHOCT domain-containing protein; protein product: MSTVRERAVENATEIASMIVLGLGLLALFTGWPPIPFWLVFAVGFAVVVPIVAVLAGEDESDGEEGRDDRWANGDSHREDSSTGTDGDPLETLRERYARGDLTDEQFERKLDALFETDSPENAAEWRSRDRLEEES